Part of the Micropterus dolomieu isolate WLL.071019.BEF.003 ecotype Adirondacks linkage group LG17, ASM2129224v1, whole genome shotgun sequence genome is shown below.
AAGCGATAAAACATTCAATAGTGCAACTGTGCAGTTAATTGCACATGATGTGTGTTGCATTGGAAAATAGACATTATCCCTCCAGGATACAACAAATACATCTCATTACTACACCACACATTCTCTAAAGTCTCAAGTCTTGAAGTTTTCAAAATGCCCACAGCCAaactgcaaaagaaaaaaaaaatatcaccaAATGGAAGCATCTTGTACATGCACAGTCCACACGTTTAAAATAAACCAAGAAAAAGTTAACAATAGTTCTAaaacttaaacaaaacaataattacCCAGTTTTTACAAAAAGACTCGAAGATCCAATTTGAGAGAAATCATTAAATTTTGTGTTaacaacatgtcaaaacattttctttggaTTTTGATTACggtaataaatataaattttaacaaaaaagtATCAGAGGCATCAATGACGTACAAGGAGGCCTGAAGCCTATAGTATTCGTTTTTCATGTCCATGGCCATTACATCTAACACATAAATAGGTTTAAGTTAAGTGAAAGTAAGCATGCCTCGAGTACTTTAGGGTTTAGGCTTCAAcggttttattctgaaaatgtaGAGACATCCTTGTAGTGGAAGGACTTTTACTTAGACACAGTAGGCGATTTGAGGGAGGACGCCATGCCCTTTGTTAGCAAAATGCATCATCTCTATCCACCCACCTAAtagcagagagcagagcagtTAACTGATCCTCTATCCGACTGAGGGCTTGTGCAAGTTGGAATCTATGGCCCCGACCATGGCTCTGAAATATCATTAGCTTAAGTTTGCTGTGCTTTGACAAATCCATGGAGGTGTCTGTAGTGCTGAAGTAGCAGACAGATCTGTAATTGTGACTTGTCGCCCGTCAGTTTTGTCTTGGAGCTATAATATTCTTAAGACAATTTAGCATTGGGTGGGAGTTTGCTAGTCGGAGGTGAAAGAAAGGATCCGGGTCAGTACCCTCTGTTAAAAATTAACAAGTCACCTACTGCTTACACATCGCGTGTACTCACACCACACTTTATACACAACATCAAACTAAATGTCCTTCTAGTCACATCATACTGTCCTTTGAATCCTTCTTGTGCTTTTGTTAAAATGCTGGGACCTATACAGAGCAGCATTATTAAAATGTGagatcaaaaaaaaacaacatcatatCTCCCTGGAAATGTCATTCAACGTTTTCAGGAGTTAAACTGTCTCTGTTCTTGTTTGCTGAGTCGGTGTGATTTTTGGTCGCAGAAGATTAGGAGCAGTTAAAGGACCATCTTCAAGTCATAGTTAAACCTGAGGTTATGTTGCCTGCCATCACACAGATGTCCATTTCCATGTCcatttcaggaggcagaaatgCTTGGAgatctgtgtccatgcatgttGACATATCCTTTAGAAAAAGTTCCATCATTCAGCTTTGGGACATTGAGGATATTATTTCATTTGGTGTGCttcagaataaaaaatatagtCTTGAGAACAGGTTGTACAGCCCTTTTGCCTTCTCTCACCAAaggaaccaaaaaaaaaagaaaaaaaaatgatatcCATAATCACAGCTGTTTTCATGCACAGTATATGGAAAACAGTCTAACTACTGTTCCATATGCCAAATCATATCCaagaaataaagtttaaaatacTTTAGAAGAAGTCTGCATGAAAGTGGCCATAATCATGCAtgataaaatacacaaacaatgtATTCAAAGCAGATAATGATAGATTTTACAACATAGGATCTTTTTTCTGTATGGGAAACAGAAAAgggcaaaaaaataataaattggtgATGGTAAGAAACATTTGGATGGTAATGGATTCCAGAAGGTTAATGTAAAAACTGTATTGTCTTGCTGGGTGCAGCAAGCTGTATGGTGGTCCTCGTGAACTTTTAAAGTCGGAACTTTTCATGCTTTCCACCAGGGAGTGGTAAATACTTCCAGGTCACTTATGCAGGTTCTATTTATATAAATTGGTGCCAGTGGGCCACTTCCATTTCTCAAATGAATGTAACATTTCTTCTTTCTGTGTAACATTAGATCGGCCATTACTACATCTTGCAGGGGTCAATAGGCCAGCCTCTTGACACTGCAGTGGATGTTTATATTGGTCACATGATAAACTTAGTTGTGACTGATGAACCACTGATTTATCCAACTTGGTCGCATGATaaaattctgactttaaaatgAATGAGGATCGGCCAAATGAAACAGTCTCAACACAGTAGCCAGACTAATGCATAATATTGTccttcaaaaagaaaacaaaaagtcactGAGCATAGTATGGATTTTGAATCCCCTCACCCCACCCCTCGACTTTTTTGCTTCCCGCACAGAAAAGTGTTGACAGAGTGCTTCtctttgtattttataaatacTGTGCATATTCATCCTCTCTCCATGCAACAGTTTCTTCAGggcagggggggaaaaaaaagggagGCTTGAACTTCAGGTTTTGGCTGGCAGGGGTGTCAAACAAGTGAGAGGGTCAGTGATGTCAGCAGCTGGATTACATGACAGACTCGGACAAAACTGTTTCTGCACTGTCCTTCCCACCTCGCTTCTCAATGAGCGGCGAGTGCTCGGGGGCAGCAGCTGATTGGTCGCCCTCCAGCCTGACCTCGCTCAGTTCTGCTCCTTCCTCTTGTTTGGACGTGCGGTCCACGAAGTATTGCAAGAGCCCGGCCCCAAAGGCATCGCCCTCTACATTCAGCACTGTGCAGGTACGGTCACTAAAGAAAGACAGATTGGATGGCAAGCAATTTTAATGATATACTTTATCAAACTTCCTCAGATAGCCATTTAGACATTACATGTGGACAGAACTTGCCGAAGTGCACATGTCAGGGAGCACAGCAAGTCTGTAAGTAACTGTTACTTGGCTGTCATGCTTCAAGGTCACATAAAATACAAAGGTCTTTTACTCACACAAGCCAGTCGACAGCCAGGATGAGAGATATGTCATTGGTGGGCAGCCCTACGGCCTCCAGGATGATAGCTAGAGTCAACACACCCCCAGCAGGTATACCTGCTGCTCCAACACTGGATGCTGTAGCTGTCACACTAACACATTAGAAGGGAAAATGACAGACACAGATAGAAAATGTTACACAATGTTACAACATTTTTTACTaacattgaattgaatatatGTCATTGTATACGGACTATATTTGCATTTCACTACCTAATGACTGAGGTAATTGTACAACTGGACATAGTATTTCATGCAGTTGTGTAACTGCAGACGTGTTTCAGTGGCTTTAGGACTTACAGGATGGTAATGACTTGGATGAAGTTAAGGGAAGTTTTGTTCAGCTGAGCGATGAAAACAGCAGCCACACACTGGAAGAGAGCAGCTCCGTCCATGTTGACCGTCGCGCCGATGGGCAGGATAAAACGgctaatgtgcttggacacaccATTATTTTCTTCCACACATTTCATCATCAGGGGCAGAGTGGCAGAGCTAAGAAACAAGGAATACGTGTGAGTGTATGAAGGCGAAAGGTATGTGTATGTTAGTTTGTagagagaagtgtgtgtgtgttttagaacaGGACAACCTCAGTATTTGAGATTTAACAACCAGCAAGACCAAACAGGCGTGTGTGCAGGAAAGTCAGAAGTAAGCAACGGTGAGTTTATTACCTGGAGCTTGTTCCGAAGGCTGTTGCCAGAGCTGTGAATATTCCCCAGAGGAAGGTGTATGGGTTCTTCCTTGTGATGATAAAGTAAATGGCAGGCAGCACAAGAAAGCCATGGATGGCATGTCCGATCATACAGCAGGCTATATATTTCCCCAAACTGGCAAAGAGTGTCCCAACATCCTCCATCTCGACAATCTTGCTAGCTACAAGGAACATGATACCAAGAGGGGCATACCTGTAGCAAAACAGGCAgagcaggaaagagaaagaaggagaagggACAGCAAATACTGTAAATTATTATGCTTCTGGAACAAATAAAGAGCCTGATCAAACGATATTTAACAAAGGCCTTCatactgattttatttataatctCCCCTAACCAGCAAACGTGCAGGTTTTCTTACCACATGATCCAGGAGACCAGCACCATGGTGGCCTCATTGAAGGAGTTGAAGAACTTGATGAGGATCTCCCCTTCCTCTCCCAGCTTCCTCAAAGCCACACCAAACACAATGGCAAACACTACCAGACCAAGAATATTCATGCCATCCTGGTCTTTTCCAAAGGGcacctagagagagagagacgcacaaatgaaaataaaaaaattacacagATCAGAAGTCAGGATACACAGAACAACACCAGTCATCATTCTAGAGAGAACAAGATAGTGTCCTTATGTTATGTAGTGTATTTGCAGTCAATTTTATGGGGACAACCAGGCGATTCCTTTTGCTCACCTTCTCCACTGTGACATTGGGGTTTCCATCAGTGCCATTCTTGGTAACCAGTTTGTAGCTGGTTGCATACTGGATAGGAAAGGTATTGCACAGTTAGTGCATGGTCATCTTATCTAAATATTTCTTTCATACAATTTAAAAATCATTATGTGCAAATAATCAAGATGCAGTACTTACTGATTGAAAGGCAGCAGACACCAGGTTGGAGGGAAATATATTTctgtggggagaaaaaaaaaacaaacccaaatACTTTCAATTCCTGGGCTTTGTGTGAACCAGTTGCCTTGGGAAAAATCTAATGAAAAAGATGTGGCTGTAATTGGAGGGAAAGAAATTACATGTTTGGGAACTGAAGAGTAGAACACAATAGAAGTGCTCGGGCCTTGTTTGGTTGTTCCTCGatctgcgcacacacacacacacacacacacacacacagccccccAGCATAAAACACCCCTGACCACTTATCTGAACggacacacaggacacatttgCTACAAGGCAAACACATCGTAAAGCCATAAACTGCCATCCTCTGAGTTCATGAATGTTTCTGGTGAAGTCTGAACTGTTTGCGCACCACACAGACAAGGTTAAATCAACTACAAAGCTGCTCTGGGTCACAGTCCTACCTTATACCCTAACTCTTAAAAATAATACTAGTCACTTCTATTCTACAAATGTCTAATCACCAGTGGAGCAGACAGCGGCTATACCCCCTGGTAGTTAGCCATCGTTCAAACCCATGGAATCACAAGGTCAATCATGAGGAAATAGCTGAGAGAATTTAACTATTAATCTCCTTTTTCACTCTGCTCCCCCATTTCTTATTGCTGTTGTTATGCAGTCTCCGctgacatgtacacacacacacacacacacacgttggtACATAGGTCCAACTGTATATTAAATCTCTCAAGAACTTATTAAACCCATGTGTCCCCGATACCCCTTTAGTCAGCTGTCTGTAATGGATTTAGAACAATAAGGCATTAACTTCACAAGCTCTTTCCAACTATTCCCCCCCTTTCATTGTGAACCCTAGTGCATCTGGATTAAACATCACATGACTGCGTGACATGCAACAGTATGCAACTGCATCACAGGTTGAATTCTGGAAGTGCCCTGACAAAAAGGATGCCGGGCTTTCAAGCCAATATCAGGCTTCTGAATACTCTAGTACTATATTCAGATGCATTTGTGTTACTCAAATCTTTCAGTCACTTTATCATTCTACGACCCAGAGTCATTAATCTAATCCTGGATATTAATACAGCTTCAAATGCTAAATACTGTTTTATTCAAAACTGTTGGGGGTAATTTACATACTGTGTTTGACACAGGCTTCCAATCTGGGTCATATTCTAAAGATCATTTCAGTGTCTAAGACCTGCATGTTTGGAAAAAGGCAGCACAACACTGCTTTctattgtgcattttcaattAATCTGACTTTGCACCAAGCTGATAATATAGATCTGAAACCTGAGAGATCCCCTTCCTGTTTCTTTG
Proteins encoded:
- the slc1a5 gene encoding neutral amino acid transporter B(0), with product MAEKMDMEGGKASNGEAHLDSHRKSSPEPLSQRVKRIVMANLLVILTVAGVIIGVLIGLGVRNVALTRTQVIYIGFPGELLIRLLKMIIIPLVVCSLVSGAASIDPKALGKLGGWAMLFFLVTTLIASAIGVVMAFILQPGSVSAKPNVHDLDGDVPAAKEVIDSFLDLVRNIFPSNLVSAAFQSYATSYKLVTKNGTDGNPNVTVEKVPFGKDQDGMNILGLVVFAIVFGVALRKLGEEGEILIKFFNSFNEATMVLVSWIMWYAPLGIMFLVASKIVEMEDVGTLFASLGKYIACCMIGHAIHGFLVLPAIYFIITRKNPYTFLWGIFTALATAFGTSSSSATLPLMMKCVEENNGVSKHISRFILPIGATVNMDGAALFQCVAAVFIAQLNKTSLNFIQVITILVTATASSVGAAGIPAGGVLTLAIILEAVGLPTNDISLILAVDWLVDRTCTVLNVEGDAFGAGLLQYFVDRTSKQEEGAELSEVRLEGDQSAAAPEHSPLIEKRGGKDSAETVLSESVM